The DNA segment AGTTTTTGATACATCTTTATAGTACTGCTTAAGAATTATATGATGAACATGTGTCATATCCGGATTAAATGGATTTTTTCTTCTTCTTATCCTTCTAATCATAACAATAAGAGTATCTAATATAGGAACTGCTGTTATTAAAAGTATACTTACTGCAGAGATATAATCCATTTGTACAGAGTGTATGGATAAAACAACTATTACAAATCCTAAGGTTAAACTACCATTATCCCCCATAAATAGCTTTGATGGATACCAATTATAAAATAAAAAAGCTAGCAAAGAGACTATAAGCGTAGCACTAGTATAGAGTAAAAAGGTATCTGCATACTTATATCCTATATAGGCGTACGCTCCAAGCATAACAATAGCTACACCAGAACTAAGTCCATCTAGTCCATCTATAAGGTTCATAGCGTTGATAAATCCTACAATAGCAAAAATAGAAAAGAGCATTGCAAGAGATGTTGGCAAAATCATATCCACACCTAAAAATGTTCCTAAGCTTTCAATATACATTCCTCCCAAGCACAAAAAAATAGCAGCCACAGACAACCAAAAAAACTTCACTTTTGAAGAGTAACCAAAAATATCATCATAAATACCAAGTATAAAAACCAAGAAAAATCCAGCCATAATATAGGCATTTACATTTACCCCAAGAAAGAAAATACCAACTAAAAAAGAGAAAAATATTGCTACTCCTCCAGCACGTGATTTTTCAACTTTATGCATACTTCTCTTGTTTGGAATATCCATTAATTTTAATTTTGAAGAGTAGTTAATCAATAAAAAATTCAATATTAAACTAAGAAATAATACAATAGACAAAACAGACCAAAATTCTAAGTTCAATACTAAGCTCCAATATACTTATTAAAAGATTTATTTGTGATTTTCAAAAAGAGTTTTAATTGCATTTAACTATCTACAATAAAATTGCAAATATAGCTCAAGCTTAAGCATTACTCAGCCTCTCTTTAAGTATCTTTTTTCCAGCTTCAACACCTGGTTGGTCATAAGCGTTTATATACATAAATTTTGCACACAAGGATGTTAAAAGCTCATACTCATACATCAAACTAGCTATGCTTTTCTCACTTACTCCATCTATGGTTATCACATCACATGGTATATCATTTAAGTTGTTTATAGACTCTATTGTTGCATCGGCTTGTTGGTTTATAAGATATGAAAATTTTATACCATCTATATAGTCTAACTCTTCTAACCCTTCTAGTTTGACATGAGGAATCTCTAAGTCACTTGCAAAGTCCTCTACTTTTATAACCGTTACCGTTTTATCTCTTTTTCCCTCCACAATGAGCTGTAAAAAAGAGTGTTGGTCTATGGGACCTATGATGCCGATAGGCGTTAAACCTTGCCTGCTTGAGTTTATATCAATCTTGCCTAGACTCTCACCCCAAAGCTGGATATACCAATCATTAAAACCCTCTAGTCTTGAAGAGTAAGAAAAAACAACATTTATGTTAAAACTATTTTTATACTCTGCAAAAAATCTCGCTTTTTTAAGTAGCCTCTTATACGCATCTTCTTTATCAAAAAATCCATTATAAATTTTTTTAGCACCACTTAAAAGTTCATCTATATCTATGCCTACAATTGCCAAAGGAACTAAACCAACCGCGCTAAATACAGAAAATCTCCCCCCCACATTCTTAGGAATTTCAAACCTTTTTATAGAGTTTTTTTGTGCATAGTAGTTGAGTTTAGAATCACTCTCTGTTACGACTATAGTGTTGTCTTTATCACACTTTACCAAAGAGTTTATATATTTAAAGATGGAGACAGTCTCTATGGTAGTTCCAGACTTTGAAATCACTACAAAAAGAGTGTCATTTAAGTCTATGGCTTCAAGTTTTGACTTTATATCTATGGGATCAGTTGTTTCTAAAAAGTAGAGCTGTTTTTTCAAGCTCTTTGAATACTTTAGATATTTGTATATAGCGTAAGTTCCTAGCGTACTTCCACCGATGCCAATGACTACAACATTTGACTGTTTCACACCTTTTGCATACTCTTTAAAATTAGTAGTATCTTGGTGTACAAGGTTATAGTAACCTATGTACTCTTTCTCTTTTACTATCTCTTTAAATATATCTCTATCTGAGATACAAGGGTTGAAGTTGTGGGTGTATTTCATGTCTGATCCTTTATATTTTATCTTCTAATGCGTAAAAAAATTGGAAATCTAGGATTACTCTTTGATGTAAGCCCATAATATTTAAAAGTAATTATAGCACCAATTTTTGGTGGATTTGCTCTTTGTACGTCACTTAAACCACTCCCTATTTTTATAATTTTATCATCTTGCATCTTGCAGATCAAAGAACCAAGCATATCTCTATATTTTCCTCTACCTTTTGTGTAACTAACTACTTCGCACTCCGCATCATTAGAACTCTTGACTTTTAGAGCACTATTGTTTCTCTGAGTATAATAATCCAAACTTCCATCACGAACAACTAATCCCTCAGCCCCCTTTATTTCTAGCTCTTTTAAATACTCTTCTAAGTGCTTGTTATTTCTTACTTCTATCTGTTTTATGAGTCTTAAATATTTTGACTCCTTTACAAGACCTAATCGCTTTAAAAGTCCTCCCTTAGCATTTGGAACTTCAAAGATATTATAAGTTAACTCACTCCATCTA comes from the Sulfurimonas hongkongensis genome and includes:
- a CDS encoding DNA ligase; the protein is MKFFLIFCLFLSSVYAKKPKLFLLNVYKKDINVTSWYMSEKLDGIRAYWDGKRLLSRAGNDFNAPSFFTKDFPSHKLDGELWSKREDFSNINSIVSTQNDKARWSELTYNIFEVPNAKGGLLKRLGLVKESKYLRLIKQIEVRNNKHLEEYLKELEIKGAEGLVVRDGSLDYYTQRNNSALKVKSSNDAECEVVSYTKGRGKYRDMLGSLICKMQDDKIIKIGSGLSDVQRANPPKIGAIITFKYYGLTSKSNPRFPIFLRIRR
- a CDS encoding MraY family glycosyltransferase codes for the protein MHKVEKSRAGGVAIFFSFLVGIFFLGVNVNAYIMAGFFLVFILGIYDDIFGYSSKVKFFWLSVAAIFLCLGGMYIESLGTFLGVDMILPTSLAMLFSIFAIVGFINAMNLIDGLDGLSSGVAIVMLGAYAYIGYKYADTFLLYTSATLIVSLLAFLFYNWYPSKLFMGDNGSLTLGFVIVVLSIHSVQMDYISAVSILLITAVPILDTLIVMIRRIRRRKNPFNPDMTHVHHIILKQYYKDVSKTTKIIILLQIVFSSIGLGFKVRDDTIILAMFILLFILFYNLLTPKIVVD
- a CDS encoding glucose-6-phosphate isomerase, producing MKYTHNFNPCISDRDIFKEIVKEKEYIGYYNLVHQDTTNFKEYAKGVKQSNVVVIGIGGSTLGTYAIYKYLKYSKSLKKQLYFLETTDPIDIKSKLEAIDLNDTLFVVISKSGTTIETVSIFKYINSLVKCDKDNTIVVTESDSKLNYYAQKNSIKRFEIPKNVGGRFSVFSAVGLVPLAIVGIDIDELLSGAKKIYNGFFDKEDAYKRLLKKARFFAEYKNSFNINVVFSYSSRLEGFNDWYIQLWGESLGKIDINSSRQGLTPIGIIGPIDQHSFLQLIVEGKRDKTVTVIKVEDFASDLEIPHVKLEGLEELDYIDGIKFSYLINQQADATIESINNLNDIPCDVITIDGVSEKSIASLMYEYELLTSLCAKFMYINAYDQPGVEAGKKILKERLSNA